From Saccharomycodes ludwigii strain NBRC 1722 chromosome IV, whole genome shotgun sequence, one genomic window encodes:
- the RAT1 gene encoding ssRNA exonuclease RAT1 (similar to Saccharomyces cerevisiae YOR048C | RAT1 | Ribonucleic Acid Trafficking), giving the protein MGVPSFFRWLSRKYPKIISPVIEQDSTTVDDGNVYSSENPNGELDNLYLDMNGIVHPCSHPENKPPPENEDEMLVAVFEYTNRVLNMARPRRILMIAVDGVAPRAKMNQQRARRFRSAKDAALEREKLEMDYIKEGKNLDDALLKKKSWDSNAITPGTPFMDKLAQGLRYWISFKLSTDPGWENLQVIISDATVPGEGEHKIMNFIRSQRQDPEYNPNTTHCIYGLDADLIFLGLATHEPHFKILREDVFEQTINRKHGSNNSRYDKRRELTEEEKKELQEKDKKKPFLWLHISVLREYLKEELFVPGLSIEFDLERSIDDWVFMCFFCGNDFLPHLPSLDVRESSIDLLVEIWKTVLPQTKGYMSLDGRLNLSGVELLLKGLGTREPGIFVEKRQQELRKLENEQRRKLLNLRRQEQNNLGSFADNGAVNHVRSETPISSAGSIHLTEEKEEEKKKEEEEEEEEQEEEEQEEEEQEEEEQEEEQQEEQQQEEQQQQEEEDSYDPTPSSNINDINKTNLTVASKFKEKLLLKRKRLVIEKESIATTTAGNSHKIIKLDKSQEVSLNTSSSGPTSGTYDSNLAVKLYEPGYHDRYYITKFGCPNNKEEIAALSKKVVKAYVEGISWVLLYYYQGCASWNWYYPYHYAPFASDFMNIAGLDIKFEKGEPFAPFEQLMSVLPASSGHTLPKIFRPLMSELTSPIIDFYPTEFPIDMNGKKMSWQGIALLPFIEEKRLLETVRKKYAELSKEDLARNSRKNDILLISHKNINYKKFVKTLYQTESSDNVRLKVTAFKNRISGEVSVVANDGDDVGRFDLKGELTCPVSGGYPNLNNSKYLKLTYKMLNIYDDKNKAVILNGYIPHKQVLNIQDKNNIRYGQGHSQGNNNKRNNGYYNFQRNFHFTMQNNFVETGPFGSTQYKPRFGGYKSFVSSELEKKSNQANFQNYYYNDNYDNYGNNNDTYYGRNYNNNYNSHGARNYGYNNYGSNNYNNGYNNSKGSNRGIRPNRQGTL; this is encoded by the coding sequence ATGGGTGTTCCTTCATTTTTCAGATGGCTATCTAGAAAATATCCTAAAATCATTTCACCGGTGATTGAACAAGATAGTACAACTGTTGATGATGGAAATGTTTATTCTTCAGAAAATCCTAATGGAGAACTAGATAACTTATACTTGGATATGAATGGTATTGTGCATCCATGTTCCCATCCAGAAAATAAACCACCACCAGAAAATGAAGACGAAATGTTGGTGGCTGTTTTTGAATATACAAACAGAGTATTGAACATGGCCAGACCAAGACGAATCTTAATGATTGCAGTTGATGGTGTTGCTCCTCGTGCTAAAATGAATCAACAACGTGCAAGAAGGTTTAGAAGTGCTAAAGATGCTGCattagaaagagaaaaattagaaatgGATTATATCAAAGAGGGCAAGAATTTAGATGATGCActtctgaaaaaaaaaagttgggATAGCAATGCAATTACTCCTGGTACACCATTTATGGATAAGTTGGCACAAGGCTTGAGATATTGGattagttttaaattaagTACTGATCCTGGTTGGGAGAATTTACAGGTTATTATTAGCGATGCTACAGTTCCAGGGGAAGGGGAGCATAAAATCATGAATTTTATTAGGTCGCAGAGACAAGATCCAGAATATAATCCTAATACTACACATTGTATTTATGGCTTAGATGcagatttaatttttttgggaTTGGCCACCCATGAACcacattttaaaattttaaggGAAGATGTATTTGAACAGACCATTAATAGAAAACACGGTAGCAATAATAGCAGGTACGATAAGCGTAGAGAACTGACTgaggaagaaaagaaggagTTACAAGAAaaggacaaaaaaaaaccttttttaTGGTTACATATATCTGTATTAAGAGAATATTTGAAAGAAGAGCTATTTGTACCTGGTTTAAGTATAGAATTTGATTTAGAAAGGTCTATTGATGATTGGGTTTTCATGTGTTTTTTCTGTGGTAACGATTTTTTACCCCATTTACCAAGTTTAGATGTTAGGGAAAGTTCAATTGATTTATTGGTAGAAATTTGGAAAACGGTATTACCCCAAACTAAGGGTTATATGTCTCTAGACGGAAGATTAAATTTATCCGGGGTAGAATTGTTGTTAAAAGGCTTGGGGACTAGAGAACCTGGTATATTTGTAGAAAAACGCCAACAGGAGTTAagaaaattggaaaatgaaCAGAGGAGGAAATTGTTGAACTTAAGGAGACAAGAGCAAAACAACTTAGGCTCCTTTGCCGACAACGGTGCTGTTAATCATGTGCGTAGCGAAACACCAATTAGTTCTGCGGGCAGTATTCACCTTACtgaggaaaaagaagaagaaaagaaaaaagaagaagaagaagaagaagaagaacaagaagaagaagaacaagaagaagaagaacaagaagaagaagaacaagaagaagaacaacaagaagaacaacaacaagaagaacaacaacaacaagaagaagaagattcATATGATCCTACTCCGTCATCTAACAtcaatgatattaataagaCCAATTTAACTGTAGCATCTAAATTCAAGgagaaattattattgaaacGTAAAAGATTAGttatagaaaaagaatctATCGCTACTACCACCGCTGGGAATTCGCACAAGATTATTAAGTTGGATAAATCACAAGAAGTATCATTAAATACATCTTCATCGGGACCTACAAGCGGTACTTATGATAGCAATTTAGCCGTCAAACTATACGAACCTGGGTATCATGATCGGTATTATATTACTAAATTTGGTTGcccaaataataaagaagaaattgcTGCATTAAGTAAAAAGGTAGTCAAAGCCTATGTTGAAGGGATTTCTTGGGTTCTCTTGTACTATTATCAAGGATGTGCATCATGGAACTGGTATTATCCATACCACTATGCACCATTTGCTAGTGATTTTATGAACATTGCTGGACTAGACATCAAATTTGAAAAGGGTGAACCATTTGCGCCCTTTGAACAGTTGATGAGTGTTTTGCCAGCTTCTTCGGGACACACGTTaccaaaaatttttagacCCTTAATGAGTGAGTTAACTAGTCCTataattgatttttatCCCACCGAATTTCCAATTGATATGaatgggaaaaaaatgtcATGGCAAGGAATTGCTTTATTACCATTCATTGAGGAGAAAAGATTACTGGAAACAgtcagaaaaaaatatgcaGAATTGAGTAAGGAGGACTTGGCTAGAAattcaagaaaaaatgatattttgttaattagtcacaaaaacatcaattataaaaaatttgttaaaactTTATACCAAACTGAGTCTTCAGACAACGTCCGATTAAAAGTCACtgcatttaaaaatagaatcAGTGGAGAAGTTTCTGTTGTTGCGAATGATGGCGACGATGTAGGTAGATTCGACTTAAAGGGAGAGTTGACATGTCCAGTGAGTGGGGGATACCCCAATTTGAACAATTCaaagtatttaaaattgacATACAAGATGCTAAATATTtatgatgataaaaataaggcAGTAATATTGAATGGTTATATTCCACACAAACAGGTGTTGAATATACaggataaaaataatatcagaTATGGGCAAGGCCATTCGCAGGGGAATAATAACAAGAGGAATAATGGATATTACAATTTCCAACGTAATTTCCACTTTACTATGCAGAACAATTTTGTTGAAACTGGACCATTTGGGAGCACTCAATACAAACCCCGTTTTGGAGGTTATAAATCCTTTGTAAGTAGTGAATTGGAGAAAAAATCTAACCAAGccaattttcaaaactattattacaatGATAACTACGATAACTATGGgaacaataatgatactTATTATGGGCGCaattacaataataattataacaGCCATGGTGCGCGTAATTACGGTTACAATAATTACGGCAGTAATAATTACAATAATggttataataatagtaagGGCAGTAACCGAGGCATTAGACCTAACAGACAAGGTACGTTATGA
- the STD1 gene encoding Std1p (similar to Saccharomyces cerevisiae YDR277C | MTH1 | MSN Three Homolog (paralog of YOR047C | STD1)) — protein sequence MFVSPPPATSSSRLFSSSEGLIAKKKSNNNNNIVNNIGQQRQQRLDSISENSVLDKWDQNSGCASSINGSIGSTNSNGSAKEKDFINAPPEYASRARDEIRKRLSSPNLSNNGGTDNNSNLRRMNSHRSSRSTNSSNHSMLSDQSNIVAPSIKSNASSSLFSVAQSSILSSVDSSSSIIGYNKPPLLISLQEALPQSFVDMYFPEVLMDPSNLLSNGRPKFTKRELLDWDLNDIRSLLIVDKLRPEWGNQKPIIDFPVGSNGVAANKQFPNFSITVLPLDSPDEVIISTLVQSDLYIEHNLDIEFKLMSAKYTVQAARKRHESLRNGVKEPIMYLSKPEWRNIIENYLLNIAVEAQCRFDFKKTCNEYKKWKIERNNSVLHRPDMPPPSFIPQAGNKKSAGSNNGTCSLLKRALLKNSLKCGSMDLPQTNTNNNMNMNVNKVSLTKEEKGMIWHQVQTDVYQRLGLDWKPDNMI from the coding sequence ATGTTTGTTTCACCACCACCAGCAACTTCTTCTTCAAGACTATTTAGTAGTAGTGAAGGTTTAATAGCTAAAAAGAAATcgaataataacaataacataGTCAATAATATTGGACAACAAAGACAACAACGTTTAGATTCTATTTCTGAGAATAGTGTATTGGATAAATGGGATCAGAACAGTGGATGTGCCAGTAGTATCAATGGTTCTATTGGCTCCACTAATAGCAATGGAAGTgccaaagaaaaagatttcaTCAATGCTCCACCAGAATATGCTAGTAGGGCTAGGGATGAAATTAGGAAAAGATTGTCTTCTCCTAATTTAAGTAATAATGGTGGtactgataataatagcaatctACGGCGCATGAATAGCCATAGGAGTAGCAGAAGCACGAATAGCAGCAATCATAGCATGTTAAGTGATCAATCTAATATAGTGGCACCCAGTATTAAAAGTAATGCTTCTTCTAGTTTATTTTCTGTGGCACAATCAAGTATTTTATCGAGTGTGGATTCCTCGTCTTCAATTATTGGGTATAATAAACCACCCTTACTTATTTCATTACAGGAAGCATTACCTCAATCTTTTGTTGATATGTATTTTCCTGAGGTATTAATGGATCCATCCAACTTATTAAGCAATGGTAGACCCAAATTTACCAAAAGGGAATTATTGGATTGGGACTTAAATGATATAAGGAGCTTGTTAATAGTTGATAAATTACGTCCTGAATGGGGGAACCAAAAACCAATAATAGATTTCCCTGTGGGAAGTAACGGTGTCGCAGCAAACAAGCAATTCCCTAATTTTAGTATAACGGTGTTGCCTTTAGACAGTCCTGATGAGGTTATTATATCTACATTGGTTCAATCtgatttatatattgaaCATAATTTAGATATAGAGTTTAAATTAATGAGTGCAAAGTACACTGTGCAAGCGGCAAGAAAAAGACACGAAAGTTTGCGCAATGGTGTAAAGGAGCCTATAATGTATTTGAGTAAGCCTGAATGGAGGAATATCATTGAGAACTATTTATTGAACATAGCTGTTGAAGCCCAATGCAGATTTGATTTTAAGAAGACATGCaatgaatataaaaaatggaagATTGAGAGGAATAATAGTGTATTACACCGACCAGATATGCCGCCTCCATCGTTTATACCGCAAGCTGGTAATAAAAAGTCTGCTGGTAGTAATAACGGGACTTGTAGTTTGTTGAAAAGGGCATTGTTAAAAAACTCATTAAAATGTGGTAGCATGGACCTACCGCAAactaataccaataataatatg
- a CDS encoding RTA1 domain-containing protein (similar to Saccharomyces cerevisiae YOR049C | RSB1 | Resistance to Sphingoid long-chain Base) — protein MLLDLDSIQARSHIPQYLIPAADSYYNGMVPSLRFNTTMVVIFGIFIIYHTAVGIYTKQWWFMVAFFCAAALEFMGYIGRILSHSDVQNENDFLMQIICLTIAPVFTMGGIYYQLAKIIKIYGRRFSKKIGPMMYSYIFIFSDIASLVIQAVGGGIAGEAVDLNESTAQGDHIFVAGLAVQVASMSVFQFFWYRLVYFMFIKTRIRYAKEKFGAEGEKLAKPLNWFKLIKRIPLRELEPYFDSEYAALRTRSGDRRWALDYFPFALSFAVIFVYVRCIYRVVELAEGWEGYLITHEMYFVFLDGLMMTLCNLVLAVAHPGFAFDGVHTSIKIKSFSFKKNKKNNNDVDEQDYEDGLPNEYDENTDYVNDSNNNNIPNNMNSSSGGEEDEKNYLNTEPVTSLENSKNKQSLKDKMKFW, from the coding sequence atgttacTGGATCTGGATTCGATACAGGCTAGGAGCCATATACCACAATACTTAATTCCAGCCGCGGATTCATATTACAATGGTATGGTCCCTAGTTTAAGATTTAACACCACTAtggttgttatttttggtatatttattatatatcaCACAGCAGTGGGGATCTATACCAAGCAATGGTGGTTTATGGTTGCATTCTTTTGTGCAGCTGCATTAGAATTTATGGGTTATATAGGTAGAATCCTTAGTCACTCAGATGttcaaaatgaaaatgattttttgatgcaaattatttgtttgacCATTGCACCTGTTTTCACTATGGGTGGTATATATTACCAGCTGGCAAAAATCATCAAGATTTATGGTAGAAggttttctaaaaaaatcGGTCCAATGATGTACtcttatattttcattttctctGATATTGCTTCATTAGTCATACAGGCCGTCGGTGGTGGTATCGCTGGTGAGGCTGTTGATTTGAATGAATCTACTGCACAAGGTGATCATATCTTTGTTGCAGGGTTGGCCGTTCAAGTTGCTTCAATGTCtgttttccaatttttttggtacAGATTGGTATATTTTATGTTCATCAAGACTAGAATCAGATATGCTAAGGAGAAATTTGGTGCAGAAGGTGAAAAATTAGCTAAGCCATTGAATTGgtttaaattaattaaacgGATTCCTCTACGGGAGTTGGAGCCATACTTTGATTCTGAATATGCTGCATTAAGAACCAGATCTGGCGACAGGAGATGGGCTTTAGACTATTTCCCATTTGCTTTGTCTTTTGCTGTTATCTTTGTATACGTTCGTTGTATTTATAGAGTTGTTGAGTTGGCCGAAGGTTGGGAAGGGTATTTAATTACCCACGAAATGtattttgtgtttttagATGGGTTGATGATGACGTTGTGTAATTTGGTTTTGGCTGTTGCCCACCCAGGATTTGCATTTGATGGTGTTCATACCTCTATTAAGATTAAGAGCTTTTCGTTtaagaaaaacaagaaaaacaataacgATGTTGATGAACAAGATTATGAAGATGGGCTTCCAAATGAATACGACGAGAACACGGATTACGTTAATGAcagtaataacaacaatattcCTAACAATATGAATAGCAGTAGTGGGGGTGAggaagatgaaaaaaattacttaaACACGGAGCCAGTTACCTCTTTGGagaattcaaaaaataaacagaGTTTGAAAGATAAAATGAAGTTCTGGTGA